A single Crateriforma conspicua DNA region contains:
- a CDS encoding beta-cystathionase, whose amino-acid sequence MPFFRDLFDQARQVFLAMPMQSRVIAVLLVTAIAVSLAFLVKGGTTDETVYLFGDTVHTESELNAMDVAFGQAQLSGWRTEGRRVRVPASQRPQFLAALEDAASLPPGLRSNLEAMMDSAGPFDSDVMVRTKLMVGKQQDIARSLEQMHDIRFAVVTYTQGERRPFQAKRDESAAVMITPEGSLPLERGRVNTIREYVAKAFGLDVNDVNVTDVNSPDSSSLADEEDPWIRREREVEEATRRQIMKQLSYIEGVVVEVNAEIDSTLDTEQTRVQYDAQPTTVSEKTRKISQQSNRPLVGGVPGTEPNAIGNRARNLEDLAQTSTMSDDTKESDRVVGQTFEKSRTLGLLPTRVTATITLPTSYYDKYWLDQQMRDNPDTPAEELPKATTADLNVLRDTIEKEIQGLVTPMLPQVAAGEDARPLVTVVDMPDLRTPVVEEADTVGQALTWLADSWKSIALLLLGVFALFVARSAVSGGGKDTPAEFTEGFGLELPAPPPPEEKKPEDGEKMTITGGSLQDELVNLVESNPEVAANVIRGWVGEAA is encoded by the coding sequence GTGCCATTCTTTCGTGACCTTTTCGATCAGGCTCGCCAGGTTTTCCTGGCCATGCCGATGCAGTCCCGCGTCATCGCGGTGCTGTTGGTGACGGCGATCGCCGTCAGTCTTGCGTTCTTGGTCAAGGGCGGCACCACCGACGAAACGGTGTACCTGTTCGGTGACACGGTGCACACCGAGTCGGAGCTGAACGCGATGGACGTCGCGTTTGGACAGGCGCAGCTTAGCGGATGGCGAACCGAAGGCCGTCGTGTGCGTGTTCCTGCGTCGCAAAGGCCGCAATTTCTGGCCGCATTGGAAGACGCGGCCAGTCTGCCACCAGGGCTGCGCAGCAACCTGGAAGCCATGATGGATTCGGCCGGACCGTTTGATTCCGATGTCATGGTGCGGACCAAGTTGATGGTCGGAAAACAGCAGGACATCGCCCGCAGCCTGGAACAAATGCATGACATTCGTTTCGCGGTGGTGACCTACACCCAGGGCGAACGGCGGCCTTTCCAGGCCAAACGCGACGAATCCGCTGCTGTCATGATCACCCCCGAAGGTTCGCTTCCGCTGGAACGCGGCCGGGTCAACACGATTCGTGAATACGTGGCCAAGGCGTTCGGATTGGACGTCAATGATGTCAACGTGACCGACGTGAATTCACCCGATTCTTCCTCGCTGGCTGATGAAGAAGACCCGTGGATTCGTCGTGAACGCGAAGTCGAAGAAGCCACGCGTCGCCAAATCATGAAGCAGCTGTCGTACATCGAAGGCGTGGTCGTCGAAGTTAACGCGGAAATCGATTCGACGCTGGACACCGAACAAACCCGTGTCCAGTACGACGCCCAGCCGACGACGGTCAGCGAAAAGACACGAAAGATTTCGCAGCAATCCAATCGGCCGCTGGTCGGAGGCGTTCCGGGCACCGAACCCAACGCGATCGGCAATCGCGCGCGGAACTTGGAAGACTTGGCACAAACGTCCACCATGAGCGACGACACGAAAGAGAGTGATCGCGTGGTCGGCCAGACCTTTGAAAAGTCGCGGACGTTGGGGCTGCTGCCCACGCGGGTGACGGCCACGATCACGCTGCCCACCAGCTATTACGACAAGTACTGGCTGGACCAACAGATGCGGGACAACCCGGATACGCCAGCCGAAGAGTTGCCCAAAGCCACGACGGCCGATCTGAACGTGTTGCGGGACACGATCGAGAAAGAAATTCAGGGGCTGGTCACGCCAATGTTGCCGCAAGTCGCCGCCGGCGAAGACGCACGACCGCTGGTCACCGTCGTCGATATGCCCGACTTGCGAACCCCCGTGGTGGAGGAAGCGGACACGGTCGGCCAGGCGCTGACGTGGTTGGCCGATTCGTGGAAAAGCATCGCCCTGTTGTTGTTGGGTGTGTTCGCCTTGTTCGTTGCACGATCGGCGGTTTCCGGTGGCGGCAAGGACACTCCGGCCGAGTTTACCGAGGGCTTTGGTTTGGAGTTGCCCGCCCCGCCGCCGCCCGAAGAAAAGAAACCCGAGGATGGCGAAAAAATGACCATCACCGGCGGTTCGTTACAGGATGAATTGGTCAACTTGGTCGAATCGAATCCTGAGGTCGCCGCCAACGTCATTCGCGGCTGGGTGGGCGAAGCCGCCTAG
- the flgC gene encoding flagellar basal body rod protein FlgC → MISSLDISTSALVAQRTRLNAISGNIANMSSLTDETGAANPYKARQVVFQTDATVSDDQGVAGVKVKEILQDQSGPQYRYQPNHPLAIQDGKWKGYVAYPNIDLTTQMVDALETTRAYEANVGVIEISKNMGRERLTILA, encoded by the coding sequence ATGATCAGTTCATTGGACATCAGCACATCGGCGCTGGTCGCCCAGCGTACTCGGCTCAATGCGATCTCGGGCAACATCGCCAACATGTCATCGCTGACCGACGAAACCGGCGCCGCCAATCCCTACAAGGCTCGCCAAGTCGTGTTCCAAACCGACGCGACCGTCAGCGACGACCAGGGGGTCGCGGGCGTGAAGGTCAAAGAAATCCTGCAGGACCAATCGGGGCCCCAGTACCGCTATCAGCCCAATCATCCGCTGGCGATTCAAGACGGCAAATGGAAAGGCTATGTCGCGTATCCCAACATTGATCTGACGACCCAGATGGTCGACGCATTGGAAACCACGCGGGCGTATGAAGCCAACGTCGGGGTAATCGAAATCTCCAAGAACATGGGCCGCGAACGGCTGACCATCCTGGCCTGA
- a CDS encoding FliG C-terminal domain-containing protein codes for MNAGRQAAQNREVSLRRVAIVMSSLPGPLANRLMSQMSDTQRTQLRRTMTGLADVDPMERKRALQAFSGSIQNRVDAPIVDDEFQVSTAGTADPTTAAPQATPKRNHPLGFLDSVPDAELTRILESEHPQIAAIVLASIEPEKAAKLLSRLDSSSRRDVVRRIGRLESIEPDTLNEVSEMLRAKCLDIELPAQSSGGASALRQIMARMPMPGDDPAPSRSPIDSPGSPTPANPPAQPNPSSSVTVGSTNGTPMTIPLSERQADAPESFAGGLPIDDAMTQQIHQRLERSSPAALCQALGKVETRDALLALCGISRKQADRAIAMLPKAAQKETRRALANLGPLKISDIDQAKQRVAAQLSTAVAAAA; via the coding sequence ATGAATGCCGGGCGACAGGCCGCACAGAATCGCGAAGTGTCCTTGCGACGCGTTGCGATCGTGATGAGCAGTCTGCCCGGACCGTTGGCCAACCGATTGATGTCGCAGATGAGCGACACACAGCGGACGCAGTTGCGACGCACGATGACGGGGTTGGCCGACGTCGATCCGATGGAACGCAAACGAGCGTTGCAGGCGTTTTCCGGGTCGATTCAAAATCGTGTCGATGCACCCATCGTCGATGACGAGTTTCAAGTTTCTACCGCCGGTACCGCGGATCCGACAACCGCCGCACCCCAGGCGACACCCAAGCGGAATCATCCACTGGGATTCTTGGATTCGGTACCCGACGCCGAACTGACGCGAATCCTGGAAAGCGAGCACCCACAGATCGCCGCAATCGTGCTGGCCAGCATCGAACCGGAGAAAGCCGCCAAGCTGTTGTCGCGTTTGGATTCCTCCAGTCGACGCGACGTTGTGCGCCGGATCGGGCGATTGGAATCGATCGAACCGGACACGTTGAACGAAGTGTCCGAAATGCTGCGGGCAAAGTGTTTGGACATCGAATTGCCCGCTCAATCATCGGGCGGGGCTAGTGCCCTGCGGCAAATCATGGCGCGAATGCCCATGCCCGGTGACGATCCGGCCCCTTCACGATCACCGATCGATTCTCCGGGTTCACCGACACCGGCAAACCCACCGGCCCAACCCAACCCATCATCGTCGGTGACCGTGGGGTCGACAAACGGGACGCCGATGACGATCCCGCTTTCGGAAAGACAGGCGGATGCACCGGAGTCTTTCGCCGGTGGCCTGCCCATCGACGACGCGATGACACAGCAGATCCATCAAAGGCTGGAACGATCATCGCCCGCGGCGTTGTGCCAAGCTTTGGGAAAGGTTGAAACACGCGATGCCTTGCTGGCGTTGTGTGGCATTTCACGCAAACAAGCCGATCGCGCGATCGCAATGCTGCCCAAAGCGGCACAAAAAGAAACCCGTCGTGCTTTGGCGAACTTGGGGCCGCTAAAAATTTCGGATATCGACCAAGCCAAACAACGTGTGGCAGCTCAGTTGTCCACCGCGGTGGCGGCAGCCGCCTGA
- the fliE gene encoding flagellar hook-basal body complex protein FliE: MPAIPSLRPPTPPPNPMGAAPARPTESMGSFAELLGEKVSEVNQMQLTADDNVHQLLTGGDVNEAEVLTSVQKADLAFRMLLQVRNKLMEAYREVQQIQI, translated from the coding sequence ATGCCCGCGATCCCATCGCTGCGACCGCCGACACCGCCGCCCAATCCGATGGGTGCCGCGCCGGCGCGACCGACCGAATCGATGGGATCGTTCGCCGAGTTGCTGGGGGAAAAGGTCAGCGAAGTCAACCAAATGCAGCTAACCGCCGATGACAACGTTCACCAATTGCTGACCGGCGGTGATGTGAACGAAGCGGAGGTTTTGACCAGTGTTCAAAAGGCTGATTTGGCGTTTCGCATGCTGTTGCAGGTCCGGAACAAATTGATGGAAGCCTATCGCGAAGTTCAGCAGATCCAGATCTAA
- a CDS encoding flagellar basal body rod protein FlgB, with the protein MFGILNSGTLPALQETLNFAQKRHDLLASNIANMSTPGYRARDISVDDFQQALSDSIAGYNDRPSGSVTPFTRDDVFSGPRAATEQIVYHDDSDVSLEQQVTEIGKNQHLQSMAITTMRSQFALLRAAITERAT; encoded by the coding sequence ATGTTTGGCATCTTGAATTCGGGCACGCTGCCGGCGTTGCAAGAAACGCTGAACTTTGCCCAGAAACGACACGACCTGCTGGCCAGCAACATCGCCAACATGTCGACACCCGGATATCGCGCCCGCGACATCAGCGTTGATGACTTTCAACAAGCACTGTCGGATTCGATCGCCGGATACAACGATCGTCCCAGCGGATCGGTCACCCCCTTTACACGCGATGATGTGTTTTCCGGACCCCGCGCGGCCACCGAGCAAATCGTTTACCACGACGACAGCGACGTGTCGTTGGAACAGCAAGTCACCGAAATCGGCAAGAACCAGCACTTGCAAAGCATGGCCATCACGACGATGCGAAGCCAATTCGCGTTGCTGCGTGCCGCGATCACCGAACGCGCCACATGA
- a CDS encoding histidine kinase, whose translation MSHLSIDPGASVSLALLVETVTAPMLMAHPAPVCLEVDIDPSIPVPADPALTTRVVRSIASQVLAELDAGGDLMITACQTDSAVELEIADDGPDIDKRSRSIPIAVAEAGAKLNWQNCPQGGAAVTIVFPRRSAASQKPESRSVRRAA comes from the coding sequence ATGTCACATCTTTCCATCGACCCAGGTGCCAGTGTTTCTTTAGCCCTTCTGGTCGAAACCGTCACGGCCCCCATGCTGATGGCGCATCCGGCGCCGGTTTGCCTGGAAGTCGACATCGACCCGTCGATTCCCGTCCCGGCCGATCCGGCACTGACCACTCGAGTGGTGCGTTCGATCGCGTCGCAGGTTTTGGCCGAATTGGATGCCGGCGGGGATTTGATGATCACCGCGTGTCAGACCGACTCGGCGGTGGAATTGGAAATCGCCGACGACGGTCCGGACATCGACAAGCGATCACGCAGCATTCCGATCGCGGTTGCCGAAGCCGGCGCGAAACTGAACTGGCAGAATTGTCCCCAGGGCGGGGCAGCGGTCACGATCGTCTTTCCACGGCGATCAGCGGCTTCGCAAAAGCCCGAGTCCCGTTCGGTTCGGCGCGCCGCCTGA